A genomic stretch from Clostridia bacterium includes:
- a CDS encoding xanthine dehydrogenase family protein subunit M → MKSFEVVFPERIEQAASALKDAGEEGKAIAGGTALLVLMKNKLYSPKYLVSLRKIDELKRLAYTPGIGLTIGSGVTEHELEAAPFVRDKFPVIAQAAHAIGNVRIRNVATIGGNLAHADYQCDPPAALIAMGAEVKLYGPDGERTVALEDFFLGPYETVLRRGEIITQILVPDPPQGARGRYFRFTSGSAADRPCVSVAVCLAFEQGVCSWVRVALGAVAPTPIRVREIETLLEGKVPDRRLIDEAAQIASASCEPLSDTRGTDWYKREMVRVLVQRSLQSLISDAGC, encoded by the coding sequence ATGAAAAGCTTTGAGGTTGTTTTTCCAGAGAGAATAGAGCAAGCAGCTTCAGCTTTGAAGGATGCTGGTGAGGAAGGAAAAGCTATTGCCGGTGGCACAGCCCTCTTGGTACTTATGAAAAACAAACTTTATTCTCCCAAATACCTGGTGAGCTTAAGGAAAATCGATGAGCTCAAAAGACTGGCCTATACACCTGGCATCGGACTTACTATCGGCTCAGGCGTCACAGAACACGAGCTTGAGGCTGCCCCTTTTGTGAGAGACAAATTCCCCGTCATAGCTCAAGCTGCCCATGCAATCGGCAATGTCCGAATTCGAAATGTAGCTACCATTGGCGGCAACTTGGCTCATGCAGATTACCAGTGCGATCCTCCGGCTGCGCTAATAGCTATGGGTGCCGAGGTGAAGTTATATGGCCCCGATGGGGAACGTACTGTAGCCCTAGAAGACTTTTTCCTGGGTCCTTACGAAACTGTCTTGCGCCGTGGTGAGATTATCACCCAGATCCTGGTTCCGGATCCCCCTCAAGGTGCCAGAGGGCGTTATTTTAGATTTACTTCAGGGTCTGCTGCTGACCGACCTTGTGTTTCTGTTGCCGTATGCCTGGCATTTGAACAAGGAGTTTGCTCCTGGGTTAGGGTAGCGCTGGGGGCTGTAGCGCCAACACCAATACGGGTTAGGGAAATCGAAACCCTTTTAGAGGGAAAAGTTCCCGATCGCAGGCTTATAGATGAGGCTGCTCAGATTGCCAGTGCCTCCTGCGAGCCCCTTAGCGACACGCGTGGCACCGACTGGTATAAGAGAGAAATGGTCAGGGTCCTTGTCCAGCGTAGTCTCCAGAGCCTAATAAGCGATGCTG